The following coding sequences are from one Novosphingobium sp. Gsoil 351 window:
- a CDS encoding GFA family protein → MAFTGRCLCGQVSYSASAGPVLSAICHCRNCQRQGGSAFSIIVGVPVGAVTVNGQRAVFADTSEAGGTIVRKFCPQCGSPMFSDASAMPELRYIKAGTLDDVSTFQPQIEIWRRSAQPWLELGGDLPRFDENPPLIGQ, encoded by the coding sequence ATGGCGTTTACGGGCAGATGCTTGTGCGGCCAGGTAAGCTATTCGGCCTCGGCCGGGCCTGTTCTTTCGGCAATCTGCCACTGTCGGAACTGCCAGCGCCAGGGTGGGAGCGCTTTCTCGATAATCGTGGGAGTACCTGTCGGCGCCGTCACGGTGAATGGCCAACGCGCAGTCTTTGCCGACACAAGCGAAGCAGGGGGGACGATCGTTCGCAAGTTTTGTCCTCAGTGTGGTTCCCCGATGTTTTCGGACGCTTCCGCAATGCCTGAATTGAGATACATCAAAGCCGGCACTTTGGACGATGTTTCAACGTTTCAGCCGCAAATTGAGATTTGGAGGAGGAGCGCTCAACCGTGGCTCGAACTCGGCGGCGATCTTCCGAGATTTGACGAAAATCCGCCCCTGATTGGTCAATGA
- a CDS encoding SDR family NAD(P)-dependent oxidoreductase, with the protein MTALPVTPSFRLDGRRALVTGAGRGIGLALAAALAEAGAEVTLVARSGDEIEAGAAAIRKAGGNARAAALDVSNLAAVADFFAERPAFHVLVNNAGTNRPKPMTDVSEADYDAVLDLNLKSTFFVTQACARRMLAERSGGSLIHIGSQMGHVGGPNRSLYCASKWALEGMSKALALDLAAHGIRSNTIAPTFIETPMTKPFFEDAAFRSSVLDKIKLGRIGKVEDLMGAVVYLAANASAMVTGTSLIVDGGWTAE; encoded by the coding sequence ATGACTGCGCTGCCAGTCACGCCATCGTTCCGGCTCGACGGGCGCCGGGCGCTCGTCACCGGGGCGGGGCGGGGGATCGGCCTGGCGCTGGCCGCGGCGCTGGCCGAGGCGGGGGCCGAAGTGACACTCGTGGCGCGCTCGGGCGACGAGATCGAAGCCGGGGCGGCGGCGATCCGCAAGGCCGGCGGAAACGCCCGGGCGGCGGCGCTGGATGTCTCTAACCTCGCCGCGGTCGCCGATTTCTTCGCTGAGCGGCCCGCCTTCCACGTGCTCGTCAACAACGCCGGGACCAATCGGCCCAAGCCGATGACCGACGTCAGCGAGGCCGACTACGACGCGGTGCTCGATCTCAACCTCAAGAGCACGTTCTTCGTCACCCAGGCTTGCGCGCGGCGGATGCTGGCCGAGCGCAGCGGCGGTTCGCTGATCCACATCGGCAGCCAGATGGGGCATGTCGGCGGCCCAAATCGTTCGCTCTACTGCGCCTCGAAGTGGGCGCTCGAGGGCATGAGCAAGGCTCTCGCGCTCGATCTGGCGGCGCATGGCATCCGCTCCAACACGATCGCTCCGACGTTCATCGAAACCCCGATGACCAAGCCCTTCTTCGAAGACGCGGCATTCCGCTCTTCGGTGCTGGACAAGATCAAGCTGGGCCGGATCGGCAAGGTCGAAGACCTCATGGGCGCCGTGGTGTATCTCGCCGCCAATGCCAGCGCCATGGTCACCGGAACCAGCCTCATCGTCGATGGCGGATGGACCGCGGAATAG
- a CDS encoding AMP-binding protein, which translates to MEREGPTGDKHRPYALLGTKTPDKAAVVLGSGARTSHGELEHLVNKREHALRQCGLVGSDRFAFQLENSVEFLATALAGLRIGLVVVPLSTLLTATEVAFIVADSGSRLLIVSTSVRQRFEELLALPGLPRTFVVGGEIEGLESWESLCANQPDTPPDNEAPGREMLYSSGTTGKPKGIVYHATDVGRVGGVSEAVMSVASRFGLSDETVYLCPAPLYHSAPYAWAIAVIRLGGTLVLMERFEPVQALQLIERHQINVAQFVPTHFVRMLKLPDEQRHAFDLSSLDLVIHAAAPCPVEVKRNIIEWLGPIVSEYFGSSEQSVLTMIDTPQWLERPGSVGRCVTGALRICDDFGDEVPAGTIGTVYADGGMRFSYHNDPERTATAHHAKGWSTVGDVGYLDSEDFLYLTDRSSFLIITGGVNVYPQEIENLLVTHPTVADAAVVGVPDDEMGEIVTAFVQLVNSGQATPEFAAELRTWLRGQLSGAKVPKRIVFADDLPRLPTGKMKKHLLLERIGA; encoded by the coding sequence ATGGAGCGAGAAGGACCGACGGGGGACAAGCACAGACCTTACGCGCTTCTCGGAACGAAAACGCCGGACAAGGCTGCAGTCGTCCTGGGATCGGGTGCTCGAACTAGCCATGGAGAACTGGAACACCTCGTCAACAAACGCGAGCATGCGCTTCGCCAATGCGGATTGGTCGGTAGCGACCGGTTCGCCTTTCAGCTCGAGAACAGTGTCGAGTTTTTGGCGACCGCTCTGGCAGGCCTCAGGATCGGATTGGTCGTCGTTCCGTTATCCACCCTGCTGACCGCGACCGAGGTTGCCTTCATCGTCGCAGACAGCGGCTCGAGACTGCTGATCGTATCGACCTCGGTGAGACAGAGGTTCGAAGAGCTCCTTGCACTGCCGGGCCTGCCGCGCACGTTCGTCGTTGGAGGCGAAATCGAGGGCCTCGAATCCTGGGAAAGCCTTTGCGCGAACCAGCCGGATACTCCCCCGGACAATGAAGCGCCGGGGCGCGAGATGCTGTACTCGTCCGGCACCACGGGCAAGCCCAAGGGCATCGTCTATCACGCCACCGATGTCGGGCGGGTTGGCGGCGTCTCCGAGGCCGTCATGAGTGTCGCGTCCAGGTTCGGCCTTAGCGACGAGACGGTCTATCTCTGCCCCGCGCCGCTTTACCACTCAGCGCCGTACGCTTGGGCAATTGCGGTCATCCGCCTCGGTGGAACCCTCGTACTCATGGAACGATTTGAACCCGTGCAGGCCCTGCAGCTCATAGAGCGGCACCAGATCAACGTTGCGCAGTTCGTGCCGACACACTTCGTCCGCATGTTGAAATTGCCAGATGAGCAGCGGCATGCCTTTGATCTCTCGTCGCTCGACCTAGTCATTCACGCCGCCGCACCATGCCCGGTCGAGGTAAAGCGCAACATCATCGAATGGTTGGGCCCGATTGTTTCGGAATACTTTGGCAGCAGCGAGCAATCAGTGCTGACCATGATCGACACTCCGCAATGGCTTGAGCGCCCGGGTTCGGTCGGCCGTTGCGTGACGGGAGCACTGCGCATCTGCGACGATTTTGGTGACGAGGTTCCTGCGGGAACCATCGGAACTGTCTATGCCGACGGCGGCATGCGGTTCAGCTACCATAACGATCCGGAACGTACGGCAACAGCTCATCACGCCAAAGGCTGGTCGACCGTCGGCGACGTGGGGTATCTCGATTCTGAGGACTTTCTCTATCTGACCGATCGCAGCTCGTTCCTGATCATCACGGGCGGAGTGAACGTCTATCCTCAGGAGATCGAAAATCTCCTGGTCACACACCCCACCGTAGCCGACGCCGCAGTAGTCGGAGTGCCCGACGACGAAATGGGAGAGATAGTCACCGCCTTCGTCCAATTGGTGAATTCTGGCCAAGCGACCCCGGAATTTGCCGCAGAGCTTCGAACTTGGCTTCGCGGGCAACTGTCAGGCGCCAAAGTACCCAAGCGCATTGTTTTTGCCGATGACCTCCCGCGTCTGCCGACAGGAAAGATGAAGAAGCACCTTCTTCTGGAGCGCATCGGCGCCTAG
- the hisD gene encoding histidinol dehydrogenase, producing the protein MPEYLKRGVDAEAKADADRKVRDIVEATLADIERRGDASVRELSVKFDGWDRESYALTSREKQDCLDQLSGQDLKDIEFAQAQVRNFAKIQRASMTDVEVETLPGVVLGHKHIPVSAAGCYVPGGKYPLLASAHMSVITAKVAGVPRVITCAPPFGGKPAPAIVAAQVMAGADEIYALGGIQAIGAMALGTESIAPVDMLVGPGNAFVAEAKRQLFGRVGIDLFAGPTETLVIADEIGCDGELAATDLLGQAEHGPDSPAVLLTTSRKLAEETMREVERLLTILPTADIARRAWESFGEVIVAEDDAEMVRIADALASEHVQVMTRDPDWFLNHMTNYGALFLGPRTNVSFGDKVIGTNHTLPTKKAARYTGGLWVGKFIKTCTYQRVLTDEASAMIGEYCSRLCALEGFAGHGEQANIRVRRYGHREVAYAGKAEPLLATAD; encoded by the coding sequence ATGCCCGAATATCTGAAGCGCGGGGTTGATGCGGAGGCGAAGGCGGACGCGGACCGCAAGGTTCGCGATATTGTCGAGGCGACGCTGGCGGACATCGAGCGGCGTGGCGATGCGTCGGTGCGCGAACTGTCGGTGAAGTTCGACGGCTGGGACCGCGAGAGCTACGCGCTGACGAGCCGAGAGAAGCAGGACTGCCTCGACCAGCTTTCGGGTCAGGACTTGAAGGATATCGAGTTCGCGCAGGCGCAGGTGCGTAATTTCGCGAAGATCCAGCGCGCGAGCATGACCGACGTCGAAGTCGAGACGCTGCCGGGCGTGGTGCTGGGCCACAAGCACATCCCGGTGAGCGCGGCGGGCTGCTACGTGCCCGGCGGCAAGTATCCCTTGCTCGCTTCGGCGCACATGAGCGTGATCACCGCCAAGGTCGCCGGCGTGCCGCGGGTGATCACCTGCGCGCCGCCGTTCGGCGGCAAGCCCGCACCCGCGATCGTCGCGGCGCAGGTCATGGCCGGGGCCGACGAGATCTATGCGCTCGGCGGTATCCAGGCGATCGGGGCGATGGCGCTGGGGACCGAGAGCATCGCTCCGGTCGACATGCTGGTCGGTCCGGGCAACGCCTTCGTCGCCGAGGCCAAGCGCCAGCTGTTCGGCCGGGTGGGCATCGACCTGTTCGCCGGTCCGACCGAGACGCTGGTCATCGCCGACGAGATCGGCTGCGACGGCGAGCTGGCCGCGACCGACCTGCTTGGCCAGGCCGAACACGGTCCCGACAGCCCGGCGGTCCTGCTCACCACCAGCCGCAAGCTGGCGGAGGAGACGATGCGCGAAGTCGAGCGACTGCTGACGATCCTGCCCACCGCCGACATCGCGCGTCGCGCCTGGGAAAGCTTCGGCGAGGTCATCGTCGCCGAAGACGACGCCGAGATGGTCCGCATCGCCGACGCGCTCGCCTCCGAGCACGTCCAGGTGATGACCCGCGATCCCGACTGGTTCCTGAACCACATGACCAACTACGGCGCGCTGTTCCTGGGGCCGCGAACCAACGTCAGCTTCGGCGACAAGGTGATCGGCACCAACCACACGCTGCCGACGAAGAAGGCGGCGCGCTATACCGGGGGCTTGTGGGTCGGCAAGTTCATCAAGACCTGCACCTACCAGCGCGTCCTGACCGACGAGGCGTCGGCGATGATCGGGGAATACTGCAGCCGCCTGTGCGCGCTCGAAGGATTCGCCGGCCACGGCGAGCAGGCCAACATCCGCGTGCGGCGCTATGGCCATCGCGAGGTGGCTTATGCAGGCAAAGCCGAGCCGCTGCTGGCGACGGCGGACTGA